CACCGCGTCCGCCTACCAGGCCGTGCTGAACTGCACGGGCGGCACGTTGAGCGGGACCGACGCGCGGGCGAACAACACGCTCGCCATCAATGCCGCCGATGCCGGGACCACCATCGTGTGCAGCTACACCAACGCGCGCGTCACGCCGCTGACGGTGGTCAAGACGAGCAGCGTGGTGTCGGATGGGATCAACACGACGAACCCGATGGCTATCCCCGGCGCGATCGTGCGTTACTGCATCCTCATCACCAATCCGGGCAGCACCACTGCCGCCAACGTCATCGCCACGGACAGCCTGCCTGCGCGAACCACCTTTAATACGGGCTCCATGCGATCAGGCACGTCCTGCGCCGGCGCTGTCACGGTGGAGGACGAGAATGCCATCGGTCCGGACGAAAGCGACCCGTTCGGCATGGCCCTTTCCGGCACCGTCGTGACCGGGGCCGCACCGAACCTTGCCGCCGGGGCCAGCTTCGCGATGGTGTTTACCGTTACCGTCAACTGACCCGAAAATCAGCGACGCATGTCGTGGCTTTGCGCAGGGATGGCGACTTCGAGGCCATCCAGCCCCGGCTCCAGTTCGATCTGACAGGAAAGCCGGCTGGTCGGCGCGACCCCTGCCGCGAGGTCCAGCATGTCCTCCTCGTCCTCGCTCGCCTCGGGCAGGCGCGCGAACCACTCCTTTGCGATAATCACATGACAGGTGGAACAGGCCATCTGGCCTTCGCACGTTCCCTCCAGCGGCATTCCGGCCGCCTGCGCGGTTTCGAGGAGGGAGGCGCCGTCTGCGCCTTCCACCTCGACCGCGTCGCCCTCGGCCGTGATGAAACGGACGCGCACCATCAGATACCTTGCGCCTCTGCCGCGGCGTTGATTGTGCCGGCGGCCTTCTCGATATCCTCGACCGCCGTGTAGCGGCCGAAGCCGAGCCGGATCGAGCTCTTCGCCTGCTTCTTCGAAAGGCCGATCGCCTCGAGCACGTGGCTGGTGCGGCCCGATCCGCTGGCACAGGCGGATCCGGCGCTGAACATGATGTCCCGGCAGTCGCTCATCAGGCGATTGACGTCGAGTCCGTCGCGCCGGATGTTCAGATTGCCGTGCCAGCGCGCATCGGCGCTGCCGTTCAGTTCCCAGTCGGCGAACAGCTCGCGCGACCGGTTCCACAGTTCCTCGATATGGTCCGCATCCTGCGCCATCCGCTCGCGCGCTTCCTGCGCCGCCGCGCCGAACCCTGCGCACAGCGCCGGGCTGAGCGTGCCGGACCGTAGGCCGTCCTCCTGCCCGCCGCCGGTCTGGACCTCGTCCAGTTCGACGCCCTGTCGGATCCACAGCGCGCCGATACCCTTGGGGCCGTGCAGCTTGTGCGCGCTGACCGCGATCATGTCCGCCCCGGTGACCTCGATCCTGCCGTAGGCCTGCACCGCGTCACACAGGTAGAGCGCGTTGTTCTCCTTCGCCTTGCGATGCCATTCCACCGTGGGCTGGATCACGCCGATCTCGTTGTTGACCTGCATCAGGCAGACCAGCCTGGTATCGGCGGGCAGGTCCTGCTTCGTGTTGCACTGTCCGTCCTTCGCCACGTTCAGGACATGCGTCTTCCCGAGTGCGCGCGCCGTGTCGAGGACCGCCGCGTGCTCGATGGCGGATACGGAGACCGAACCGCCCGAGCCGCTGCCGCGCATGGCGAGGTTGATCGCCTCGGTCGCGCCGGAGGTGAAGATCACGCGCCCCCCGGCCGGGAACAGCTGCGCCACCTGGTCGCGCGCCAGTTCGACCGCGGCCGCGGCCTGCCTGCCCATCC
This genomic interval from Qipengyuania sp. JC766 contains the following:
- a CDS encoding 2Fe-2S iron-sulfur cluster-binding protein, coding for MVRVRFITAEGDAVEVEGADGASLLETAQAAGMPLEGTCEGQMACSTCHVIIAKEWFARLPEASEDEEDMLDLAAGVAPTSRLSCQIELEPGLDGLEVAIPAQSHDMRR
- a CDS encoding cysteine desulfurase family protein, whose amino-acid sequence is MIYLDYQATTPLAPEARDAMLRWLDGPDGTGFGNPHSPHRMGRQAAAAVELARDQVAQLFPAGGRVIFTSGATEAINLAMRGSGSGGSVSVSAIEHAAVLDTARALGKTHVLNVAKDGQCNTKQDLPADTRLVCLMQVNNEIGVIQPTVEWHRKAKENNALYLCDAVQAYGRIEVTGADMIAVSAHKLHGPKGIGALWIRQGVELDEVQTGGGQEDGLRSGTLSPALCAGFGAAAQEARERMAQDADHIEELWNRSRELFADWELNGSADARWHGNLNIRRDGLDVNRLMSDCRDIMFSAGSACASGSGRTSHVLEAIGLSKKQAKSSIRLGFGRYTAVEDIEKAAGTINAAAEAQGI